The following is a genomic window from Spirosoma foliorum.
CCGAACGGCGGTTACAGGCCAGCCGGACGGAGTTACTGCCTACGATGATCCTTCAGGATCAGTACAACTACGCTACGAGCAACAGCCTGAATAACTCGTTCTTTCCAAACGAGGGTACGAATATCTCGACCTCGGGTGGTGTGCGGGCTAATGCGATTTCGCAGGCTAGTTTTGGTAGTTACACCAGCGCGTCTATCGAGTGGCGGGCCATTACATTCGGTCGTATCAAAGCGAATGTGGGGGTAGCTAAAGCCGACCTTCAGCGGAGTCAGGTTGATTACGAAAACGAGATTTTTCAGCATCAGGTACGCACAATTGATGCCTATCTGCTACTGTTGATCAATCAGAAACTAGTTCAAATCCAACGCACGAATCTGGATCGGGCGCAGACCTTCAAACGGGTGGTCGATGCAGGTGTCCGGTCGGGGATGCGGGCTGGTGTCGATAGTTCGCTGGCCACTGCCGAAGCCGTTCGTGCCCGACTGCTTCTGTTGGGCAGCCAGCAACAGGAACAGGTGCAGCGATTGCGTCTTTCGGAATTGGCCGGTCAATTGCAAAACAATATGCGGGTAGACAGTATGAGTTTCTATTCGACGCTTCCGAATGGAGTTTTTCTATCCGATTCGCTTTCCCCCAAGAATCCAACCTTACGGTTATTTGAATCGCAAATAAATCTGTCGGCGGCTCGTAGTCTGGCTACCCAGCGCTCGGGGATGCCGGTTATTTCGTTTGTTGGTGTGGGTAATGCGCGGGGTTCCGGTTTCTCTAACCAACAGGGGGATGTTTTTCAATCGAATCAGTTAAATGGCCTTGGTTATCAGGTGGGTAACTACCTCGTTGGCGTGGTAGCTCGCTGGAATCTGACCAACACACTACGTGCCCGACACGATTATCAGGCCGATCAATTTCTGGTCGAACGTTCCCGCCAGTTGTTCAACACGCAACGATTGCAGATTACCCGCCAATACCAGGAAGCCGAGACGCAATATCAGGTTGCCCTGGAACAAGCCCGACAGGCACCTATTCAATTGCAGGCCGCCCGGCAAGCCTATAACCAGGCAAAATCACGCTACGAAAGTGGCTTAACCGATTTGCCAACCTTGCTCCAAAGTGTACTCACACTCAACCGAGCGGAGGTCGATGGCTATGTGGCTGTCAGCAACGTATGGCGTTTCCTACTCCTGAAAGCAGCCGCTGATGGAGACTTGTCGCTGTTTATGAATCAAGTTAAATAAGGTTTACAGGTTATGGTATTCGGTTTACGGTTGGCTGACGCGTAAGCTCTCATGCACCAGCCAACCGTAAACCGAATACCATAAACCGAATACGAAAAAGCTATGTATAACATCATTCGTTCCGCGTTACGTAAACCCATTTCGGTGGTTGTGATGGTTATGGGGCTTCTGTTTTTCTCGGTGATGTCGTTGTTTACCATTCCGGTCGACATTTTCCCGAATCTGGATTTGCCAACGATTTACGTGGTGCAGTCGTATGGCGGTATGTCGCCCGATCAGATGGATGGCTTCATGGCGACGCGTTATCAGGATCACTTTCTGTATGTGTCGGGTATTCGCGACATTCAATGTAAAAACGATTCAGGGGCTATCGCTGATCAAACTTTCGTTCTACCCAGGTACCGATATGGCGCAGGCTGCGGCCGAGGTGGCAAACAACGTATCGCGGGCGAAGGCGTACATGCCGGAAGGAACGGTACCGCCCCAAGTTGTCCGATTCGATGCGAGTTCGGTGCCAGTGGGGCAACTTGTTTTTGAAAGTCCGAGTCGCTCCTTAAATGAAATTCAGGATTATGCGTCATTCGAGGGTGCGACCCATGTTCTCCCGGATTCCGGGCGTATCCAGTCCACCGCCGTTTGGGGGGAATCAACGGTCCGTCAT
Proteins encoded in this region:
- a CDS encoding TolC family protein codes for the protein MKHALFHCSRQRFSGSLAYQKRVGCLLMLGTSLLTFQASGQSLTLNQVVEQSVRQYPFLKSKQAEVSSAERRLQASRTELLPTMILQDQYNYATSNSLNNSFFPNEGTNISTSGGVRANAISQASFGSYTSASIEWRAITFGRIKANVGVAKADLQRSQVDYENEIFQHQVRTIDAYLLLLINQKLVQIQRTNLDRAQTFKRVVDAGVRSGMRAGVDSSLATAEAVRARLLLLGSQQQEQVQRLRLSELAGQLQNNMRVDSMSFYSTLPNGVFLSDSLSPKNPTLRLFESQINLSAARSLATQRSGMPVISFVGVGNARGSGFSNQQGDVFQSNQLNGLGYQVGNYLVGVVARWNLTNTLRARHDYQADQFLVERSRQLFNTQRLQITRQYQEAETQYQVALEQARQAPIQLQAARQAYNQAKSRYESGLTDLPTLLQSVLTLNRAEVDGYVAVSNVWRFLLLKAAADGDLSLFMNQVK